TTGTTTGAAGTTGAATTTTGCTGTATAATAGTAACTCAGAATAAAAAAGGAGAATTATAATTCATGAGAAAACTAATGATTTTATTAATTTCAGTCCTTATGTTTTCCGGCTGCACCCCAAAACAGGCTGAACCTGTATCACAAACCAGCTTTCTTCTTAATACTATATCAACAATATCAGTTTACAACATGCCGGAAGAAAAAGCCAATAAGATAATAGAAGATACATTTGCCTTATGCAGTGAATATGAAAATAAGCTCAGCAAAACAATAAGCTCCAGTGAGATAAGCAAAATTAACAGCAGTAACGGGGAATGGGTGGAAGTAAGCGACGAAACCGCCGAACTTATAAATTTATCGCTTAAATACAGCGAAATATCAAACGGAAAGTTTGACATAACAATATCCCCTGTGACAGATTTATGGGATTTTAACGGAAACGGCTCGAAAAAACCGGCTGAACACGAAATAGCCGAAGCCCTTAAACATGTCGGATATGAAAATATTGAAATTAGCGGCAATAAAATACGGCTTTCCGATCCTAAAGCATCAATAGATCTCGGCGGAATTGCAAAAGGCTTTATCGGCGACAAAGCAAAAGAATTTATGCTTGAAAACGGAGTTTCAAAAGCAATTATATCTTTGGGAGGCAATATACTCCTAATAGGCCCTGAAGATGAAGACCCTCTTTTTTCCGTAGGTATACAAGAGCCGTTTTCACAAACAGGCGTCTTATTCGGCAAATTATATTTAAAAGATACATCGGTTGTTACGTCAGGCGTATATGAAAGGTTTTTATATGATAATAACACCCTGTATCATCATATACTTGATACAAACACAGGATATTCGGCAAATACAGGCTTAAATTCTGTAACAATCATATCATCGTCATCAGCAGACGCCGATGCCCTCAGCACGACGTGTTTTCTTCTCGGAGCCGAAAAAGGTATGGAATTAATCGAAAATACCGATGATACCGAAGCTGTATTTATAACCGATAAAAACGAACCGATATATTCATCCGGTATAAACAAAACAATTAAATTTGAGACAGTTAACAATCAATAAAGGAGAATTTTATGAACCCGACTGAACACCGCACCACAAACAGAGTTCTTGACATACTTGAATTATTGGCGTCAAGTGAAACAGGATACAGTTTAACAGAAGTTTCAAAAATTATAGGGGCTCCGAAAAGCAGCATATTTCCTATGATACACACGCTTGAAAGCAGGCATTATATATCTCTTAATCCAAATACTCTCAAATATACAATCGGCGTCAGCACATTCGCAATCGGTTCTACATATGTAAATAACCAGAATCTTCTTTCTCACATTAGCGAAGAAATGTCAAAACTTGTTGAAATATGTAATGAAACTTGCAGCTTGGGAATACTTGACGGACCTAATGTGCTTTATATTGCAAAAAAAGACTCACCTCAGTCGCTTCGTCTTGTAACGTATGTCGGCAAGCAAGTTTCCGCCAACTGCACAGCCCTCGGCAAGTGCCTTCTTTGTAAAATGCAGTTTGAAGAAATACTTGAATTATTTCCCGATAAAATGCCTTCATGCACAAAATATTCGATTACGGATATCAACATATTTTACAATCAGCTTAAACAGGTTGAAGCAGAAGGTTTTGCATATGAAAACGAAGAATTTTCAGAACAGATACAATGCATAGCCGTCCCAATAATGAAAAACGGCAAACCAATAGTTGCCGTAAGCGTATCAATTCCGAGTTTTAGAAATGATAATAAAAAAATCGAAATTATAAAGCGAGAACTTCTTAACATTAAGCTTAAAGCAGAACTTCTGCTCAGAAATTCCGATATGAGTCTTAAACCGTAATATCATGGTATAATTATGCATAAAATCCCATTATGAAAACAAAAATATTTTCCTAATGGGATTTTATTTCCATAAGCCTATAAAAATATTTCCTTCCTCCGGCTTAAAAAATTCGCCGCGCAAATAATTATATCACATCCTAAAATTCAAACATCATCTCTTCTTAATATCAAAATAAATCATTAACATATAAAACATGTTTTATAGATTTATGTTATTCTGAAATCAAAACCTTATGTATTTCTAAAATCCGTAAAAATATAATAACAAAAAAATTAATCCTCTGCTTTTTAATTCCCTATAAAACTTTACACTATAAAAGAATTAATATAAATACACAGCTTCAGTTTACAAGAACATACACACCCCATCATGAAAAATTTTCCGCATTTCCATGTTGCATACGCTTGCCGT
Above is a window of Anaerotignum faecicola DNA encoding:
- a CDS encoding FAD:protein FMN transferase; this encodes MRKLMILLISVLMFSGCTPKQAEPVSQTSFLLNTISTISVYNMPEEKANKIIEDTFALCSEYENKLSKTISSSEISKINSSNGEWVEVSDETAELINLSLKYSEISNGKFDITISPVTDLWDFNGNGSKKPAEHEIAEALKHVGYENIEISGNKIRLSDPKASIDLGGIAKGFIGDKAKEFMLENGVSKAIISLGGNILLIGPEDEDPLFSVGIQEPFSQTGVLFGKLYLKDTSVVTSGVYERFLYDNNTLYHHILDTNTGYSANTGLNSVTIISSSSADADALSTTCFLLGAEKGMELIENTDDTEAVFITDKNEPIYSSGINKTIKFETVNNQ
- a CDS encoding IclR family transcriptional regulator; the protein is MNPTEHRTTNRVLDILELLASSETGYSLTEVSKIIGAPKSSIFPMIHTLESRHYISLNPNTLKYTIGVSTFAIGSTYVNNQNLLSHISEEMSKLVEICNETCSLGILDGPNVLYIAKKDSPQSLRLVTYVGKQVSANCTALGKCLLCKMQFEEILELFPDKMPSCTKYSITDINIFYNQLKQVEAEGFAYENEEFSEQIQCIAVPIMKNGKPIVAVSVSIPSFRNDNKKIEIIKRELLNIKLKAELLLRNSDMSLKP